One Triplophysa dalaica isolate WHDGS20190420 chromosome 1, ASM1584641v1, whole genome shotgun sequence DNA segment encodes these proteins:
- the si:ch73-174h16.4 gene encoding leucine-rich repeat-containing protein 14 isoform X1: protein MVLSLVKLCAREVVSDHSSSPCWLNCVPRELYRSLLDAAFTHCRPLAVGELVQRWPERILTVGGSRKAGQCTPNRLCVQALLLAVVRGLKNKMCCLQVLDLSGLQCEHERVEDSMGGWSLTVALCSMVIQARAAASRAHRRDGERERKRGLEAEREKGGTVKRDRGTVGCMNYSEENVRGRREEKLGKMECTSNGENSFGHDRVMVPEDESVKGVRRRMEIQRRKTSELNISNDGSGFCKQDWDEVVVVHTRADLFVNARSWDRVRDALSHPGPLRLHCRYLRVEELSASSIASLLRLLPQQDLHGVDIRYSSLGVSGLAMLLPLFAPFLHLHSLRLHYCNLDLQRTQIGQQGALQEMCKGLGLLKRLNRLCLTALRLPGHLRLLLSSLSQPLEVLELPYLCLTSTDLAYLSCSQHAPFLRELDLSENCLNESSLPSLRRLFGQAESSLSQLSLCGCGLSDAHLDALLPSLSCCRVLRSLRLALNPLSRMGLLSLARTAAGIPSLRLLLYPNPLEEYEPGLPALPSSAQLLDWSLMEEPEGRDLTLRLLDEVLSLRGRSRDLIVTSDFLNYSPDLSVDD from the exons ATGGTTCTATCTTTGGTGAAGCTGTGCGCTCGGGAGGTGGTGAGTGACCACAGCTCGTCGCCTTGTTGGTTAAATTGTGTGCCGCGGGAGCTCTACCGATCGCTGCTGGATGCCGCTTTTACCCACTGTCGTCCACTGGCCGTCGGCGAGCTCGTCCAGCGATGGCCCGAACGGATACTGACCGTGGGAGGCAGCAGAAAAGCGGGTCAGTGCACTCCGAACCGCCTGTGCGTTCAAGCGCTGCTGTTGGCGGTGGTCAGAGGACTGAAAAACAAGAT GTGTTGCCTGCAGGTTCTGGATCTCAGTGGACTTCAGTGTGAGCATGAGAGAGTTGAAGACTCAATGGGTGGATGGTCCCTCACTGTTGCCCTTTGCTCAATGGTGATACAGGCACGAGCTGCTGCCTCCAGGGCtcacagaagagatggagaaagagagagaaaaagagggcTTGAGGCAGAACGTGAGAAGGGTGGCACCGTTAAACGAGACCGGGGCACGGTAGGGTGTATGAATTACAGCGAAGAAAACGTGAGAGGACGTAGGGAAGAAAAACTAGGGAAGATGGAATGCACAAGTAATGGAGAGAACAGCTTCGGTCATGATCGGGTGATGGTACCGGAAGATGAGTCGGTGAAGGGTGTCAGGAGGAGGATGGAAATTCAGAGGAGAAAGACATCAGAGTTGAACATCAGTAATGATGGAAGTGGTTTCTGTAAGCAAGACTGGGATGAGGTGGTGGTTGTCCATACCAGGGCTGATCTTTTCGTCAATGCCCGTTCTTGGGACCGTGTCCGTGATGCCCTTAGTCACCCCGGCCCACTGAGGCTCCACTGTCGCTACCTCCGTGTGGAGGAACTCTCAGCATCCTCCATAGCTTCTTTGTTACGCCTCTTGCCACAGCAGGATCTTCACGGTGTGGACATTCGCTACTCCAGCCTTGGGGTGTCAGGCCTGGCAATGCTGCTTCCGCTGTTTGCTCCTTTTCTGCATCTTCACTCTCTAAGACTGCATTACTGTAACTTGGACTTGCAACGCACACAAATTGGCCAGCAGGGGGCACTTCAGGAAATGTGTAAAGGGCTTGGTTTGCTCAAGAGACTTAATAGGCTATGCCTGACAGCACTCAGACTGCCAGGACACCTGCGTTTGCTCCTCAG CTCTCTCTCCCAGCCTCTGGAGGTGTTGGAGCTGCCATACCTGTGCCTGACGTCCACTGATCTGGCATACCTCTCGTGCAGCCAGCACGCTCCATTCCTGAGAGAACTTGATCTGAGTGAGAACTGCCTCAACGAATCCTCCCTGCCGTCTTTGCGTCGTCTTTTTGGTCAAGCTGAAAGCTCACTATCCCAGCTTTCACTCTGCGGTTGCGGTCTCTCAGACGCTCACCTTGATGCACTCCTGCCCTCCCTGTCCTGCTGTCGGGTTTTACGCAGCTTAAGACTGGCCTTGAACCCACTGTCTAGAATGGGACTGCTTTCGCTGGCACGTACAGCTGCGGGTATCCCTTCCCTTCGTCTTCTGCTTTATCCTAATCCACTGGAGGAATATGAGCCAGGTCTGCCAGCTCTTCCCTCCAGCGCTCAGCTGCTGGACTGGTCGCTGATGGAGGAGCCGGAGGGCAGAGACTTGACATTGAGGCTGCTGGATGAGGTTTTGAGCTTAAGAGGGCGCTCGCGTGATCTTATCGTGACCTCTGACTTTCTGAACTACAGCCCAGATTTGTCAGTGGATGATTAG
- the si:ch73-174h16.4 gene encoding leucine-rich repeat-containing protein 14 isoform X2: MARTDTDRGRQQKSGCCLQVLDLSGLQCEHERVEDSMGGWSLTVALCSMVIQARAAASRAHRRDGERERKRGLEAEREKGGTVKRDRGTVGCMNYSEENVRGRREEKLGKMECTSNGENSFGHDRVMVPEDESVKGVRRRMEIQRRKTSELNISNDGSGFCKQDWDEVVVVHTRADLFVNARSWDRVRDALSHPGPLRLHCRYLRVEELSASSIASLLRLLPQQDLHGVDIRYSSLGVSGLAMLLPLFAPFLHLHSLRLHYCNLDLQRTQIGQQGALQEMCKGLGLLKRLNRLCLTALRLPGHLRLLLSSLSQPLEVLELPYLCLTSTDLAYLSCSQHAPFLRELDLSENCLNESSLPSLRRLFGQAESSLSQLSLCGCGLSDAHLDALLPSLSCCRVLRSLRLALNPLSRMGLLSLARTAAGIPSLRLLLYPNPLEEYEPGLPALPSSAQLLDWSLMEEPEGRDLTLRLLDEVLSLRGRSRDLIVTSDFLNYSPDLSVDD, encoded by the exons ATGGCCCGAACGGATACTGACCGTGGGAGGCAGCAGAAAAGCGG GTGTTGCCTGCAGGTTCTGGATCTCAGTGGACTTCAGTGTGAGCATGAGAGAGTTGAAGACTCAATGGGTGGATGGTCCCTCACTGTTGCCCTTTGCTCAATGGTGATACAGGCACGAGCTGCTGCCTCCAGGGCtcacagaagagatggagaaagagagagaaaaagagggcTTGAGGCAGAACGTGAGAAGGGTGGCACCGTTAAACGAGACCGGGGCACGGTAGGGTGTATGAATTACAGCGAAGAAAACGTGAGAGGACGTAGGGAAGAAAAACTAGGGAAGATGGAATGCACAAGTAATGGAGAGAACAGCTTCGGTCATGATCGGGTGATGGTACCGGAAGATGAGTCGGTGAAGGGTGTCAGGAGGAGGATGGAAATTCAGAGGAGAAAGACATCAGAGTTGAACATCAGTAATGATGGAAGTGGTTTCTGTAAGCAAGACTGGGATGAGGTGGTGGTTGTCCATACCAGGGCTGATCTTTTCGTCAATGCCCGTTCTTGGGACCGTGTCCGTGATGCCCTTAGTCACCCCGGCCCACTGAGGCTCCACTGTCGCTACCTCCGTGTGGAGGAACTCTCAGCATCCTCCATAGCTTCTTTGTTACGCCTCTTGCCACAGCAGGATCTTCACGGTGTGGACATTCGCTACTCCAGCCTTGGGGTGTCAGGCCTGGCAATGCTGCTTCCGCTGTTTGCTCCTTTTCTGCATCTTCACTCTCTAAGACTGCATTACTGTAACTTGGACTTGCAACGCACACAAATTGGCCAGCAGGGGGCACTTCAGGAAATGTGTAAAGGGCTTGGTTTGCTCAAGAGACTTAATAGGCTATGCCTGACAGCACTCAGACTGCCAGGACACCTGCGTTTGCTCCTCAG CTCTCTCTCCCAGCCTCTGGAGGTGTTGGAGCTGCCATACCTGTGCCTGACGTCCACTGATCTGGCATACCTCTCGTGCAGCCAGCACGCTCCATTCCTGAGAGAACTTGATCTGAGTGAGAACTGCCTCAACGAATCCTCCCTGCCGTCTTTGCGTCGTCTTTTTGGTCAAGCTGAAAGCTCACTATCCCAGCTTTCACTCTGCGGTTGCGGTCTCTCAGACGCTCACCTTGATGCACTCCTGCCCTCCCTGTCCTGCTGTCGGGTTTTACGCAGCTTAAGACTGGCCTTGAACCCACTGTCTAGAATGGGACTGCTTTCGCTGGCACGTACAGCTGCGGGTATCCCTTCCCTTCGTCTTCTGCTTTATCCTAATCCACTGGAGGAATATGAGCCAGGTCTGCCAGCTCTTCCCTCCAGCGCTCAGCTGCTGGACTGGTCGCTGATGGAGGAGCCGGAGGGCAGAGACTTGACATTGAGGCTGCTGGATGAGGTTTTGAGCTTAAGAGGGCGCTCGCGTGATCTTATCGTGACCTCTGACTTTCTGAACTACAGCCCAGATTTGTCAGTGGATGATTAG
- the maf1b gene encoding MAF1 homolog, negative regulator of RNA polymerase III b — translation MKLLENSCFEALNSQLCVETGDARILGRIESYSCKMAGDDKHMFKQFCQEGEPHVLEALSPPQSSSAPSPNLLGKSSEDGENPLSDKCCRKTLFYLITTLNESFRPDYDFSAARAHEFSREPSLNWVADSVNSSLFSAVGEQFNTLAPELWNAIGQEINLQSCDVYSYNPDLDSDPFGEEGSLWSFNYFFYNKKLKRIVFFTCRSVSVLSSYGCGGFDNELDMELDEDEEAENFSEDRFPRALCV, via the exons ATGAAGCTTCTGGAGAATTCCTGTTTTGAGGCGTTAAACTCCCAGCTGTGTGTAGAGACTGGAGACGCTCGCATCCTTGGCAG GATAGAGAGTTACTCATGCAAGATGGCTGGTGATGACAAACACATGTTTAAGCAGTTCTGCCAGGAGGGGGAGCCACACGTACTGGAGGCTCTGTCACCACCACAGTCCAGCAGTGCTCCGAGTCCTAACCT ATTGGGGAAGAGCAGTGAGGATGGAGAGAACCCACTAAGTGATAAATGTTGCAGGAAGACTCTGTTCTACCTCATCACCACTCTGAACGAGTCGTTCCGGCCTGATTACGACTTCAGTGCTGCCCGTGCCCATGAGTTCAGCCGTGAGCCCAGCCTCAACTGG GTGGCTGACTCTGTTAACAGCAGCCTTTTTTCTGCTGTGGGAGAGCAGTTCAACACTTTAGCGCCGGAACTGTGGAATGCCATTGGACAAGAGATAAACCTGCAAAGCTGTGACGTCTATAG CTACAATCCAGACCTTGACTCGGACCCATTTGGTGAGGAAGGCAGCTTGTGGTCCTTCAACTACTTTTTTTACAACAAGAAACTTAAACGCATTGTATTCTTCACATGCCGTTCAGTCAG TGTCCTCAGTAGTTATGGTTGTGGTGGTTTTGACAATGAATTGGACATGGAGCtggatgaagatgaagaagCCGAGAACTTCTCGGAGGACAG GTTCCCCCGAGCCCTTtgtgtctga